A genomic segment from Phragmites australis chromosome 6, lpPhrAust1.1, whole genome shotgun sequence encodes:
- the LOC133921920 gene encoding uncharacterized protein LOC133921920 isoform X2: protein MKHLIPVEYSVPKRLGFLQKLREMPTRLGNASGMHEFASTHKPPQLKQNHNNRTRLKKPSHPFAPLSRRRSRRRPPRGDGQQQPLSGVAGRGPECRRRCLRRRMVVLGRRRRLQRRHRRRLVPPLTPRVLRLVRGAHGQLREPGGHQRQLLLTLRRLRVEGETLAFYFIRGVICLIGWGSGVFGSRCTYRYGTICLDWHCWCPIVCVCVSEWVDLLDVSV from the exons ATGAAACATTTAATTCCCGTAGAGTACAGCGTACCAAAACGTCTGGGCTTTCTCCAGAAGCTTAGAGAAATGCCGACCAGGCTAGGAAATGCTTCTGGAATGCATGAATTTGCAAG TACACACAAGCCTCCCCAGCTGAAGCAAAATCACAACAATAGGACTAGGCTGAAAAAACCCTCCCATCCCTTCGCTCCCCTTTCCCGGCGTCGGAGTCGGAGAAGGCCACCGCGCGGCGATGGACAACAACAACCTCTTTCCGGCGTGGCCGGTCGTGGGCCCGAGTGTCGCCGGCGCTGTCTTAGGCGCCGGATGGTGGTTCTGGGTCGACGCCGTCGTCTGCAGCGCCGACACCGCCGCCGTCTCGTTCCTCCACTAACTCCCCG GGTTCTTCGCCTCGTTCGCGGCGCTCATGGTCAACTGCGTGAACCGGGAGGACATCAGCGACAGTTACTACTCACCCTACGACGACTCCGAGTGGAG GGTGAAACTCTGGCTTTTTATTTCATACGTGGTGTCATTTGTCTCATTGGCTGGGGCAGTGGGGTTTTTGGTTCAAGATGCACTTACAGATACGGGACCATCTGCCTGGACTGGCACTGCTGGTGTCCTatagtgtgtgtttgtgttagTGAG TGGGTTGATCTACTGGACGTGTCAGTCTGA
- the LOC133921920 gene encoding uncharacterized protein LOC133921920 isoform X1, whose amino-acid sequence MKHLIPVEYSVPKRLGFLQKLREMPTRLGNASGMHEFASTHKPPQLKQNHNNRTRLKKPSHPFAPLSRRRSRRRPPRGDGQQQPLSGVAGRGPECRRRCLRRRMVVLGRRRRLQRRHRRRLVPPLTPRYVRRITPAFVPPSRLLRCVCPRKLGFLTGHGLVRVLRLVRGAHGQLREPGGHQRQLLLTLRRLRVEGETLAFYFIRGVICLIGWGSGVFGSRCTYRYGTICLDWHCWCPIVCVCVSEWVDLLDVSV is encoded by the exons ATGAAACATTTAATTCCCGTAGAGTACAGCGTACCAAAACGTCTGGGCTTTCTCCAGAAGCTTAGAGAAATGCCGACCAGGCTAGGAAATGCTTCTGGAATGCATGAATTTGCAAG TACACACAAGCCTCCCCAGCTGAAGCAAAATCACAACAATAGGACTAGGCTGAAAAAACCCTCCCATCCCTTCGCTCCCCTTTCCCGGCGTCGGAGTCGGAGAAGGCCACCGCGCGGCGATGGACAACAACAACCTCTTTCCGGCGTGGCCGGTCGTGGGCCCGAGTGTCGCCGGCGCTGTCTTAGGCGCCGGATGGTGGTTCTGGGTCGACGCCGTCGTCTGCAGCGCCGACACCGCCGCCGTCTCGTTCCTCCACTAACTCCCCGGTACGTGCGCCGCATCACCCCAGCCTTCGTCCCGCCGTCTCGCCTCCTTCGCTGTGTGTGCCCCCGAAAGCTAGGGTTTTTAACCGGTCATGGCTTGGTTAGGGTTCTTCGCCTCGTTCGCGGCGCTCATGGTCAACTGCGTGAACCGGGAGGACATCAGCGACAGTTACTACTCACCCTACGACGACTCCGAGTGGAG GGTGAAACTCTGGCTTTTTATTTCATACGTGGTGTCATTTGTCTCATTGGCTGGGGCAGTGGGGTTTTTGGTTCAAGATGCACTTACAGATACGGGACCATCTGCCTGGACTGGCACTGCTGGTGTCCTatagtgtgtgtttgtgttagTGAG TGGGTTGATCTACTGGACGTGTCAGTCTGA